The Planktothrix tepida PCC 9214 genome window below encodes:
- a CDS encoding alpha/beta fold hydrolase, with protein MSYIRKTLSLSRANLSYLEWNPGVRGSSDTNLLLLHGLADQALVWKKLGEKLSDHHHIIAPDMRGHGESSKPEQGYTFTEVIEDLEALMDQLNWSKAHILGHSWTGKMAAIWARQNPDRFNSMILVDPIFIMKLPGLFKLTLPLLYRQLDCLKLIGPFASFEQAENQAKQLAQFVGWSDLQQELFEAGMEQKPDGTWGSKFGIPARNEIFEQVMEVPGLTENINIPTLLIQPEKGVNRMDWQLKPYQQYLTQLKIERVAGNHWSFLVEPDCFNQTVEAFLKDQMMVK; from the coding sequence ATGAGTTATATTAGAAAAACCTTATCCCTATCAAGGGCTAACCTCTCTTATTTAGAATGGAATCCTGGGGTTAGGGGTTCCTCGGATACCAACCTTTTATTATTACATGGGTTAGCAGATCAAGCGTTGGTTTGGAAAAAGTTAGGAGAGAAATTGAGCGATCACCATCATATTATAGCACCGGATATGCGAGGACATGGAGAAAGTAGTAAACCCGAACAGGGATATACCTTTACTGAAGTTATTGAAGATTTAGAAGCATTAATGGATCAGCTTAATTGGTCAAAAGCCCATATTTTAGGGCATTCTTGGACGGGAAAAATGGCAGCGATTTGGGCAAGACAAAATCCTGATCGGTTTAATAGTATGATTTTAGTTGATCCAATTTTTATTATGAAACTTCCCGGTTTGTTTAAATTAACTCTGCCGCTTTTGTATCGTCAGTTAGATTGTTTAAAATTAATCGGCCCGTTTGCTAGTTTTGAACAGGCGGAAAATCAAGCTAAACAGTTAGCTCAATTTGTGGGATGGAGTGATTTACAACAGGAATTATTTGAAGCGGGAATGGAACAAAAACCAGATGGAACTTGGGGAAGTAAATTTGGAATTCCCGCCCGAAATGAAATTTTTGAACAGGTGATGGAAGTTCCAGGGTTAACAGAAAACATTAATATTCCCACATTATTGATTCAACCGGAAAAGGGAGTTAATCGTATGGACTGGCAATTAAAACCTTATCAACAGTATTTAACCCAGTTAAAAATTGAGCGTGTGGCGGGCAATCATTGGTCATTTTTAGTTGAACCCGATTGTTTTAATCAAACCGTTGAAGCGTTTTTAAAAGATCAAATGATGGTAAAATAA
- a CDS encoding RecQ family ATP-dependent DNA helicase — protein sequence MQASTEWQQVKTAFKKIWGYDDFRPPQGEIIKSLLDYKDALIVMPTGGGKSICFQLPALLKTGLTLVISPLVALMENQVQELQELKLPAALIHSQLMPQQRRNTLRLVEQNQLRLLYLSPETLLSSPVWSVISQPQVQINGLILDEAHCLVQWGDTFRPAYRRLGAIRATLLKLKPTGTKIAIAAFTATADPDAQAIIKQVLNLKNPQQFLLSPYRSNLELNIKTVCTPRGRQQQLIQFIQPRKNQTGLIYARTRKDCEQLAQWLQTQNYSTVAYHAGLGSDERRKIEKDWLEENVKFVVCSSAFGMGINKSNVRWVAHFQAPFLLSEYIQEVGRAGRDGQPAIALTIISEPTGFFYPEDKQRQNYLKENLQKQYQAANQLIKKLPLRGNIETVSEQFNNSEIALSILHAQGRLIWRDPFHYEIQSKPAKSTLDLNHKAIQQMNQYLKTRQCRWQFLLQAFGFNLDQSFKRCGHCDRCKSPQKS from the coding sequence ATGCAAGCATCTACAGAGTGGCAACAGGTAAAAACTGCCTTTAAAAAGATTTGGGGTTATGATGATTTCCGACCTCCCCAAGGGGAAATTATTAAAAGCTTACTAGACTACAAAGATGCTTTAATTGTTATGCCAACGGGAGGCGGAAAATCCATCTGTTTTCAACTTCCAGCTTTATTAAAAACCGGATTAACCTTAGTCATCTCGCCCCTGGTGGCATTAATGGAAAATCAGGTACAAGAACTTCAAGAGCTCAAACTTCCCGCCGCCTTAATTCATAGCCAATTAATGCCCCAACAACGACGTAATACCTTACGTTTAGTTGAACAAAATCAATTAAGACTTCTCTATCTTTCTCCTGAAACTCTATTAAGTTCTCCTGTTTGGAGTGTGATTTCTCAACCCCAGGTTCAAATCAATGGTTTAATCTTAGATGAAGCCCATTGTTTAGTCCAATGGGGGGATACATTTCGCCCTGCTTATCGACGTTTAGGGGCTATTCGTGCGACTTTATTAAAACTAAAACCTACGGGAACGAAAATAGCGATCGCAGCCTTTACGGCTACCGCCGATCCTGATGCTCAAGCTATTATTAAACAGGTTTTAAACCTCAAAAATCCTCAACAATTTCTCCTCAGTCCCTATCGATCTAATTTAGAATTAAACATTAAAACAGTTTGTACTCCCAGAGGACGACAACAACAGTTAATTCAATTTATTCAACCTCGAAAAAATCAGACCGGTTTAATTTATGCCCGTACTCGCAAAGACTGTGAACAATTAGCCCAATGGTTACAAACCCAAAATTATTCAACCGTTGCTTATCATGCAGGTTTAGGTTCCGATGAACGCCGAAAAATCGAAAAAGATTGGTTAGAGGAAAACGTTAAATTTGTGGTTTGTAGTAGTGCCTTTGGCATGGGAATTAATAAAAGTAATGTTCGATGGGTTGCCCATTTTCAAGCTCCGTTTTTATTATCAGAATATATTCAAGAAGTGGGGCGGGCTGGAAGAGATGGTCAACCTGCAATCGCATTAACAATTATTAGCGAACCTACAGGTTTTTTCTATCCTGAAGATAAACAACGGCAAAATTATTTAAAAGAAAATCTACAAAAACAATATCAAGCAGCCAATCAATTAATTAAGAAACTTCCCTTAAGAGGAAATATAGAAACGGTTTCTGAACAATTTAACAATAGTGAGATCGCCCTTTCCATTTTACACGCCCAAGGACGCTTAATCTGGCGTGATCCGTTTCACTATGAAATTCAATCTAAACCTGCTAAATCGACTTTGGATCTAAATCATAAAGCCATTCAACAAATGAATCAATACTTAAAAACTCGTCAATGTCGGTGGCAATTTTTATTACAAGCGTTTGGATTCAATTTAGATCAGTCCTTCAAAAGATGCGGTCATTGCGATCGCTGTAAATCCCCTCAAAAATCTTAA
- a CDS encoding PEP-CTERM sorting domain-containing protein (PEP-CTERM proteins occur, often in large numbers, in the proteomes of bacteria that also encode an exosortase, a predicted intramembrane cysteine proteinase. The presence of a PEP-CTERM domain at a protein's C-terminus predicts cleavage within the sorting domain, followed by covalent anchoring to some some component of the (usually Gram-negative) cell surface. Many PEP-CTERM proteins exhibit an unusual sequence composition that includes large numbers of potential glycosylation sites. Expression of one such protein has been shown restore the ability of a bacterium to form floc, a type of biofilm.), whose protein sequence is MSTQTIRKLALFCLTSAALSGGAMTTASSAIAGPIDTWDLVSTFDFYFLNPNLFYPPPTYKLVIDVAGYTADNKDNLFNNVDISPLATSMTYFQVKGAGGFTSHTDTSFLPSGTNLFSAELQPAQDNTLGALNISSMKLDIKRTASNLFNLTLFSTDANNIPKIFAYDTNVSFNHKGSVPEPSTVLGLLGLSAFSLKVLKKTQKN, encoded by the coding sequence ATGTCTACTCAAACTATTCGTAAACTAGCTTTGTTTTGTCTAACAAGTGCTGCTTTAAGCGGAGGTGCAATGACAACAGCAAGTTCAGCAATTGCTGGCCCTATTGATACCTGGGATTTAGTCAGTACATTTGATTTTTATTTTCTCAACCCAAACTTGTTCTATCCACCCCCCACTTATAAGCTAGTTATAGATGTGGCAGGTTATACAGCAGATAATAAAGATAACTTATTTAATAATGTGGACATTAGCCCATTGGCTACAAGTATGACTTATTTCCAAGTTAAGGGTGCTGGTGGATTTACTTCCCATACTGATACTTCTTTTTTACCGAGTGGAACGAATTTATTTTCGGCTGAGTTGCAGCCGGCTCAAGATAATACATTGGGTGCTCTAAATATTTCTTCCATGAAACTAGACATTAAGCGAACAGCAAGTAATTTGTTTAACCTCACATTATTTAGCACAGATGCTAATAATATTCCTAAAATTTTCGCTTATGATACGAATGTAAGTTTTAATCACAAAGGTTCTGTTCCAGAGCCAAGTACAGTTTTAGGATTATTAGGATTATCTGCTTTCAGCTTAAAAGTTTTAAAGAAAACTCAAAAGAACTAA
- the cobO gene encoding cob(I)yrinic acid a,c-diamide adenosyltransferase has protein sequence MEINTPESDLTAEKHRLKMQRRKEVQDQRVAERNQTKGLIIVNTGNGKGKTTAALGIVLRSLGHGYRVAIIQFIKGAWEPAEKAVFSKWPEQLEFHALGEGFTWETQDRDRDIEKVGEAWNLALSFIRNPEFKLILLDEINVAMKLGYLPVEDVLAGLAEKPQDTHVILTGRGAPQTLIDQADLVTEMSLVKHPFREQGIKAQPGIEF, from the coding sequence ATGGAAATCAACACCCCCGAATCAGACCTTACTGCTGAAAAACACCGCTTGAAAATGCAACGCCGCAAAGAAGTTCAAGATCAACGGGTAGCAGAACGCAATCAAACTAAAGGATTAATTATTGTTAATACTGGAAACGGAAAAGGCAAAACCACCGCCGCATTAGGAATTGTTTTACGTTCCCTGGGTCATGGCTATCGGGTTGCAATTATTCAATTTATTAAAGGTGCATGGGAACCCGCCGAAAAAGCCGTATTCAGTAAATGGCCTGAACAATTAGAATTTCATGCGTTAGGAGAAGGCTTTACTTGGGAAACCCAAGACCGAGATCGAGATATTGAAAAAGTGGGGGAAGCGTGGAATTTAGCCCTTTCTTTTATTAGAAATCCTGAGTTTAAATTAATCTTACTCGATGAAATTAATGTAGCGATGAAATTGGGTTATTTACCTGTTGAAGACGTTCTAGCTGGACTTGCAGAGAAACCCCAAGATACTCATGTTATTTTAACGGGTCGAGGCGCTCCCCAAACCTTAATTGACCAAGCAGACCTCGTAACAGAAATGTCCCTAGTTAAGCATCCCTTCCGCGAACAAGGGATCAAGGCTCAACCAGGGATTGAATTTTGA
- a CDS encoding RNA polymerase sigma factor, RpoD/SigA family: protein MPTVNTKHKDQAASKNARPATTDTVRTYLHEIGRVPLLTREQEITYGKQVQHMMQQLEAKDVLADKLGREPSQHEWSDAVGMSEAALQTTLEQGRRAKQKMIEANLRLVVSIAKKYQKRNMEFLDLIQEGTLGLERGVEKFDPMRGYKFSTYAYWWIRQAITRAIAQNSRTIRLPIHITEKLNKIKKVQRDLVQTLGRNPTAAEIAEALELDPAQIRDYLLASRHPVSLDLRVGDNQDTELQDLLEDESTSADTFVTQELLRQDLKDLLADLTPQQREVITLRYGLEDGKEMSLSKVGVRMNISRERVRQLENQALNHLRRRKAQVREYLAS from the coding sequence ATGCCAACTGTCAACACCAAACACAAAGATCAAGCGGCTTCCAAAAACGCTCGACCTGCCACCACTGACACCGTTCGCACCTATTTGCACGAAATTGGTCGCGTCCCTTTGCTAACACGCGAACAAGAAATCACTTACGGCAAACAAGTGCAACACATGATGCAACAGTTGGAAGCGAAAGACGTTCTCGCAGACAAACTCGGTCGGGAACCGAGCCAGCACGAGTGGTCTGACGCGGTGGGAATGAGTGAAGCTGCACTTCAAACCACCCTGGAGCAAGGACGCCGAGCCAAGCAAAAAATGATTGAGGCGAACTTGCGTTTAGTGGTGTCGATTGCTAAAAAATACCAAAAACGCAATATGGAATTCTTGGATTTAATCCAAGAAGGAACCCTCGGTTTAGAACGAGGTGTGGAAAAATTTGATCCCATGCGCGGTTATAAGTTCTCGACTTATGCCTATTGGTGGATTCGCCAAGCCATTACCCGTGCGATCGCGCAAAATTCTCGCACCATTCGTCTGCCGATCCATATTACCGAAAAATTGAACAAAATTAAAAAAGTTCAACGGGACTTAGTGCAGACATTAGGCCGTAACCCGACGGCGGCGGAAATTGCAGAAGCGCTAGAGTTAGACCCCGCCCAAATTAGAGATTATTTGTTGGCGTCTCGTCATCCGGTGTCTTTAGATTTGCGAGTGGGAGATAATCAAGATACGGAATTGCAAGATCTCTTAGAAGATGAAAGCACCTCCGCCGATACGTTTGTGACTCAAGAGTTACTGCGTCAGGACTTAAAAGATTTACTGGCGGACTTAACCCCCCAACAACGGGAAGTGATTACCCTGCGGTATGGGTTAGAAGATGGTAAGGAGATGTCCCTGTCTAAAGTGGGTGTTCGCATGAACATCAGCCGGGAACGGGTTCGTCAACTGGAAAACCAAGCTTTAAACCATCTGCGTCGTCGGAAAGCTCAAGTTCGGGAATATTTAGCTAGTTAG
- a CDS encoding cupin domain-containing protein, which produces MVSSQLKWQPQKTYTNLLSRVAVLPTVLTWHQTEFTGIWFGCFESDEQVQEHPVTMLTRFDPGGFFPLHGHPGGEEILVLQGNFADETGVHPPGTYMLNPEGFNHRPYSEKGCLTFVKLRQHGGKTRQQVRVNIYDLPWASDVIPEIEVKPVYEQTDFPEKVWIERWQPGTKLSKVVESEVKEIFLIEGTWSDEWGNYPMGSWLRYPPGCSYSPSSATGCLLYVKTYPLDINRFIVGKDFKHPSETMT; this is translated from the coding sequence ATGGTGTCTTCCCAACTTAAATGGCAACCTCAAAAAACTTACACTAACCTATTAAGCCGTGTAGCTGTATTACCAACTGTATTAACTTGGCATCAAACAGAGTTTACCGGAATCTGGTTTGGCTGTTTTGAGTCTGATGAGCAAGTTCAAGAGCATCCGGTAACAATGTTAACTCGTTTCGATCCGGGTGGTTTTTTCCCCCTACATGGACATCCTGGGGGAGAAGAAATTTTGGTACTTCAAGGAAACTTTGCTGACGAAACAGGCGTGCATCCGCCCGGAACGTATATGCTTAATCCTGAAGGGTTTAACCATCGTCCCTATAGCGAAAAAGGGTGTTTAACTTTTGTTAAACTACGGCAACATGGTGGAAAAACTCGTCAGCAAGTGAGAGTTAATATTTACGATTTACCCTGGGCATCCGATGTAATTCCTGAAATTGAAGTCAAACCTGTCTATGAACAAACGGATTTCCCTGAAAAAGTCTGGATTGAACGCTGGCAACCCGGCACAAAATTATCAAAAGTTGTCGAGTCTGAGGTCAAAGAAATCTTTTTGATCGAAGGAACTTGGAGTGATGAGTGGGGGAATTACCCGATGGGAAGTTGGCTGAGGTATCCACCAGGTTGTTCCTATAGTCCCTCCTCAGCAACAGGTTGTCTACTGTATGTTAAGACTTATCCTTTAGATATAAACCGCTTTATCGTTGGTAAAGATTTTAAACATCCCTCTGAAACCATGACATAG
- a CDS encoding helicase HerA domain-containing protein translates to MTTEKPLGSVIQGSLTKGLEVRLHPDVSVEEMRVGKFLVVRGKRSHFFCLLTDVSLGTSSARIIANPPQPDDDFLQAILAGNSTYGTIELSPMLMLSREFSEEEELIRVATQQQKVGGRSSRSLNNGKNGIAAIASFQPQTNSTEIELLPVKTIPVHFSQVHEASERDFRIIFGWEDDPTRRNFAIGKPLDMDVPICLDLDRFVERSNGVFGKSGTGKSFLTRLLLSGIIKKKAAVNLIFDMHSEYGWEAVSEGKQFSTVKGLRQLFPGQVEVYTLDPESTRRRGIKDAQELYLSYNQIEVEDIMLVQRELNLSEATIDNANILRSEFGKDWITQLLSMTNEEIQLFCDERRGHKGSIMSLQRKLMRMDNLKYMRPTCPSNYVDRILQSLDAGKNVVVEFGSQSDMLSYMLVTNMITRRIHQAYVRKAENFLASKNPVDRPTQLVITIEEAHRFLDPAIVRSTIFGTIAREMRKYFVTLLIVDQRPSGIDAEVMSQVGTRITALLNDDKDIDAIFTGVSGAQSLRSVLSKLDSKQQALVLGHAVPMPVVVRTRPYDETFYQEIGETDWTEMSDEKVLKAAALAKDDLGF, encoded by the coding sequence ATGACCACTGAGAAACCCCTGGGTTCTGTAATTCAAGGTTCCCTAACAAAAGGTTTAGAAGTTCGCTTACATCCTGATGTGTCTGTCGAGGAAATGCGGGTTGGAAAATTTTTAGTGGTGCGGGGGAAGCGATCGCATTTTTTCTGTTTACTGACCGATGTATCCTTGGGAACCTCCAGCGCCCGAATTATCGCCAACCCTCCTCAGCCGGATGATGATTTTTTACAAGCAATTTTAGCCGGAAATAGCACCTACGGAACCATTGAATTGAGTCCGATGTTAATGTTGAGTCGGGAATTTTCCGAAGAAGAAGAACTCATTCGTGTCGCCACACAACAACAAAAGGTCGGGGGTAGATCTTCTCGTTCTCTGAATAATGGTAAAAATGGCATAGCGGCGATCGCGTCTTTTCAACCCCAAACCAATAGTACAGAAATTGAACTGTTACCTGTAAAAACCATTCCCGTTCATTTTTCCCAGGTTCATGAAGCCAGCGAACGGGATTTTAGAATTATTTTTGGGTGGGAAGATGACCCCACACGGCGCAATTTTGCCATCGGGAAACCGTTAGATATGGATGTCCCCATTTGTTTAGATTTAGATCGATTTGTAGAACGGAGTAATGGGGTATTTGGAAAATCAGGAACGGGAAAATCCTTTTTAACGCGGTTATTATTATCGGGAATTATCAAGAAAAAAGCGGCGGTTAATTTAATCTTTGATATGCACTCGGAATATGGTTGGGAAGCCGTATCAGAGGGGAAACAATTTAGTACCGTTAAAGGGTTAAGACAACTATTTCCAGGTCAAGTGGAAGTGTATACCCTTGATCCTGAATCTACCCGAAGACGAGGAATTAAAGATGCTCAAGAATTGTATTTGAGTTATAATCAAATTGAAGTCGAAGATATTATGTTAGTCCAACGGGAATTAAATCTTTCCGAAGCGACGATTGATAATGCTAATATTCTCCGCAGTGAATTTGGGAAAGATTGGATAACACAATTATTATCCATGACCAATGAAGAAATACAACTGTTTTGTGATGAACGTCGAGGACATAAAGGTTCGATTATGTCTCTGCAACGCAAATTAATGCGGATGGATAATTTAAAATATATGCGTCCAACTTGTCCGTCGAATTATGTGGATCGAATTTTGCAATCTTTGGATGCGGGAAAAAATGTGGTTGTTGAATTTGGTTCCCAATCGGATATGTTATCTTATATGTTAGTAACTAACATGATAACTCGCCGCATTCACCAAGCTTACGTTAGAAAAGCCGAGAATTTTTTAGCCTCCAAAAATCCCGTAGATCGTCCGACACAGTTAGTGATTACTATTGAAGAAGCTCACCGTTTTTTAGACCCTGCAATTGTGCGTTCAACGATTTTTGGAACCATTGCGCGAGAAATGCGAAAATATTTTGTTACCTTATTAATTGTCGATCAACGTCCCTCTGGAATTGATGCGGAAGTGATGTCTCAAGTGGGAACCCGAATTACGGCTTTACTTAATGATGATAAAGATATTGATGCTATTTTTACCGGGGTTTCTGGGGCACAAAGTTTGCGGTCTGTGTTATCTAAATTAGATTCTAAACAACAAGCTTTAGTCTTAGGCCATGCTGTCCCCATGCCTGTTGTGGTTAGAACTCGTCCCTATGATGAAACCTTCTATCAAGAAATTGGAGAAACCGACTGGACAGAAATGTCAGATGAAAAGGTATTAAAAGCAGCCGCTTTAGCAAAAGATGATTTGGGATTTTAA
- the ribBA gene encoding bifunctional 3,4-dihydroxy-2-butanone-4-phosphate synthase/GTP cyclohydrolase II has translation MNESVLPTNPSPPVQFDTIEAALADLKAGLCIVVVDDEYRENEGDLICAAQFATPDMINFMAVYARGLICLALTGERLDQLDLPLMVTKNTDANQTAFTVSIDASPQMGVSTGISADDRAKTIQIAINPATRPEDLRRPGHIFPLRAKEGGVLKRAGHTEAAVDLSRLAGLYPGGVICEIQNSDGSMARLPELVEYAKVHHLKLITIADLISYRLKHDRFVYRETVAKLPTQFGDFKIYAYRNTLDNTEHIALVKGDPEHFKEMPVMVRVHSECLTGDSFGSMRCDCRMQLQTAMKMIDYAGSGVIVYLRQEGRGIGLINKIKAYSLQDIGLDTVEANERLGFAPDLRDYGMGAQMLNDLGVRQIRLITNNPRKIAGLKGYGIEIVDRVPLIIEATDYNTVYLATKAQKLGHLLLQTYLITIAINWDEPQPSSLNLEEEYLERKRHPTSVQSRYERLEKLRFLAQTNDLLLQEEARPVAIALFDQALLIINLGFDQAGVADSHWYQQLDHPYLKAITTILEQITQWPHLKNLQFLISSGVDPLTNLQVQLKREQVLLPEQLSSICQQLQPQTIYSFSQDTQGIEDRKR, from the coding sequence TTGAACGAGTCTGTGTTACCCACAAATCCCTCTCCTCCCGTCCAATTTGACACCATTGAAGCCGCCTTAGCAGATCTCAAAGCGGGGCTTTGTATTGTGGTGGTTGACGATGAATACCGCGAAAACGAAGGCGACTTAATTTGTGCAGCCCAATTTGCCACACCCGATATGATTAACTTCATGGCGGTATATGCACGGGGATTAATTTGTTTGGCGTTAACGGGAGAACGTCTTGATCAGTTAGACTTGCCGTTAATGGTCACGAAAAATACCGATGCTAACCAAACGGCTTTTACAGTTAGTATTGATGCGTCTCCTCAAATGGGGGTTTCAACGGGAATTTCCGCCGATGACCGGGCTAAAACCATTCAAATTGCCATTAACCCGGCGACTCGCCCCGAAGATTTACGACGTCCTGGCCATATTTTCCCGCTACGCGCGAAGGAAGGCGGGGTATTGAAACGGGCGGGACATACGGAAGCCGCCGTTGATTTATCTCGGTTGGCGGGGTTATATCCGGGGGGTGTAATTTGTGAAATTCAAAATTCCGATGGGTCAATGGCGCGACTTCCTGAATTAGTGGAATATGCCAAAGTTCATCATTTAAAATTAATTACCATTGCAGATTTAATTAGTTATCGCCTCAAACATGATCGTTTTGTTTATCGAGAAACCGTTGCTAAATTACCCACACAATTTGGCGATTTTAAAATTTATGCCTATCGCAATACCTTAGATAATACCGAACATATTGCTTTAGTTAAAGGTGATCCTGAACACTTTAAAGAAATGCCTGTAATGGTGCGGGTTCATTCAGAATGTTTAACGGGAGATTCCTTTGGTTCCATGCGCTGTGACTGTCGAATGCAGTTACAAACAGCCATGAAAATGATTGATTATGCCGGGTCTGGCGTGATTGTTTATTTACGACAAGAAGGGCGAGGGATTGGATTAATTAATAAGATTAAAGCTTATTCTTTACAAGATATTGGGCTCGATACCGTTGAAGCGAATGAACGCTTAGGCTTTGCCCCTGATTTACGCGATTATGGCATGGGGGCGCAAATGCTGAATGATTTAGGGGTAAGGCAAATTCGTTTAATTACCAATAATCCCCGAAAAATTGCTGGGTTAAAGGGGTATGGAATTGAAATTGTAGATCGAGTTCCGCTTATTATTGAAGCAACGGATTATAATACGGTTTATTTGGCAACTAAAGCTCAAAAATTAGGGCATTTATTATTACAAACTTACTTAATTACTATTGCGATTAATTGGGATGAACCTCAACCTTCATCTTTAAATTTAGAAGAAGAATATCTTGAACGTAAAAGACATCCTACTTCTGTACAAAGTCGTTATGAACGGTTAGAAAAGTTACGGTTTTTAGCCCAAACTAATGATTTATTACTCCAAGAAGAAGCTCGACCTGTGGCGATCGCGTTGTTTGATCAAGCATTATTAATTATTAATTTAGGCTTTGATCAAGCCGGAGTTGCTGATTCGCACTGGTATCAACAACTGGATCATCCTTACTTGAAAGCGATTACAACAATTTTAGAACAAATTACTCAATGGCCCCACCTCAAAAATTTACAATTTCTAATTTCTTCCGGGGTAGATCCCCTGACAAATTTACAAGTTCAACTCAAACGAGAACAAGTTTTACTCCCTGAACAACTCTCCTCTATTTGTCAACAGTTACAACCCCAAACTATCTATAGTTTTTCTCAAGATACCCAGGGAATAGAGGATAGGAAAAGATGA
- a CDS encoding type II toxin-antitoxin system HicB family antitoxin translates to MKWRVILEPDPETGDYAVWCPELPGCVSAGETEAEALENITEAIALYLEPDPIILKAGSLMREVSVT, encoded by the coding sequence ATGAAATGGCGTGTTATTTTAGAACCTGACCCTGAAACCGGAGATTATGCTGTTTGGTGTCCAGAGTTACCCGGTTGTGTTTCCGCAGGTGAAACAGAAGCAGAAGCGTTAGAAAATATCACCGAAGCCATCGCACTTTATCTGGAACCTGATCCGATTATATTAAAAGCAGGATCTCTGATGCGAGAGGTTTCTGTGACATGA